A genomic segment from Marinifilum sp. JC120 encodes:
- a CDS encoding Hsp20/alpha crystallin family protein has translation MSTERHMEKYSPATDIVESEQGFYMYMDLPGVSKEELEIDLDENTLIVSGRAAAVLKEGEEFIDQEFCEGEYSRRFTIADVVDRENIKANLKNGVLELFLPKMPEVQPRKINITNE, from the coding sequence ATGAGTACTGAAAGACATATGGAAAAATACAGCCCCGCAACTGACATAGTTGAAAGCGAACAGGGCTTCTACATGTACATGGACCTACCCGGCGTAAGCAAAGAAGAACTTGAAATCGACCTTGATGAGAACACTCTCATTGTTTCCGGCAGAGCAGCAGCGGTACTGAAAGAAGGCGAGGAATTCATTGATCAGGAATTCTGCGAAGGTGAATACTCCCGCCGATTTACCATCGCCGATGTTGTTGACCGGGAAAACATCAAAGCCAACCTAAAAAACGGCGTGCTGGAACTATTCCTCCCCAAAATGCCTGAAGTCCAACCCCGTAAGATTAATATTACCAACGAATAA
- a CDS encoding Hsp20/alpha crystallin family protein gives MVIDFGSFYNFPYEFDKIFNDVFNPHHPRRRKTSYPPLNISEDGNNIYIRAEVPGISIEDMEINITAKDLVIKGERKLPQGRYFRQERPSGVFQRIVSINTTIDIDSVTASVKDGILNIALPKMEASAPRKVGITIE, from the coding sequence ATGGTTATCGACTTTGGTTCATTCTATAACTTTCCGTATGAGTTTGACAAAATATTCAATGATGTCTTTAATCCTCATCATCCAAGAAGGAGAAAAACATCATACCCTCCGCTGAACATAAGTGAAGACGGAAACAACATATATATTCGTGCGGAAGTCCCCGGAATATCCATCGAAGACATGGAAATTAATATTACCGCTAAAGATCTCGTCATCAAGGGAGAACGGAAATTACCCCAAGGAAGATACTTTCGTCAGGAAAGACCGTCCGGTGTATTTCAAAGAATAGTATCTATCAACACTACGATAGACATTGACAGTGTTACTGCATCAGTAAAAGATGGAATACTGAACATTGCTCTTCCTAAAATGGAAGCATCCGCACCCAGAAAGGTCGGCATCACTATCGAATAA
- a CDS encoding peptidylprolyl isomerase, which translates to MSQAKDGDKIRVHYAGSLEDGTEFDSSYKRGEPLEIVLGQGMLIKGFEDAVTGLTAGEKVKTTISPEEGYGPYHEEHTFEVDRNQIPPEINPEVGMMLQVNTDQGVTNVTIKSVSDEKVVLDGNHPLAGQTMIFEIELLEILA; encoded by the coding sequence ATGTCCCAAGCCAAAGACGGCGACAAAATCCGCGTTCATTATGCAGGTTCCCTTGAAGATGGAACTGAATTTGATTCCTCATACAAAAGAGGTGAGCCTCTTGAAATCGTTCTCGGTCAGGGAATGCTGATCAAGGGCTTTGAAGATGCTGTCACAGGCCTCACCGCTGGCGAAAAGGTAAAAACAACCATCAGCCCCGAAGAAGGCTACGGTCCCTACCACGAAGAACACACTTTTGAAGTGGACCGCAACCAGATTCCACCGGAAATCAACCCCGAAGTGGGCATGATGCTCCAGGTTAACACCGATCAGGGCGTTACTAACGTAACCATCAAATCCGTTAGCGATGAAAAAGTTGTCCTCGACGGCAACCACCCCCTCGCCGGACAGACCATGATCTTTGAAATCGAACTACTTGAAATCCTAGCATAG
- a CDS encoding Trm112 family protein yields MSLNKELVDILVCPKCKSELELLNGETGLKCDACNVIYPVKDEIPIMLVDEAVPADKWENQ; encoded by the coding sequence ATGTCTTTAAATAAAGAACTGGTTGATATACTCGTCTGCCCCAAGTGCAAAAGCGAGCTGGAACTCCTGAACGGGGAGACAGGCCTCAAATGCGATGCCTGCAATGTTATCTACCCGGTCAAGGATGAAATCCCGATCATGCTCGTTGATGAAGCTGTTCCCGCTGATAAGTGGGAAAACCAATAA
- a CDS encoding PHP domain-containing protein: protein MSAIDLHTHSTASDGTFSPAELVRAAKEAGLAAMALTDHDTMEGLPEALETGVKVGVEVIPGCELSVESKVGVLHIVGLWVDPYSERLKRVFEKVRARRVERNEAVVAKLQELGFDISMEEVQGHAAGTIGRPHMARIMLEKGYVKSFDEAFTDYLGKKGKAYFPKNNLSAEAAFELLSSTDATPILAHPFLLSRDEDVLDREVGRLKEMGLQGIEVYYSSHTIEMTGVAKHLARKYDLLPSGGSDFHGSVKPDIQLGKGAGKLFVHHSVLDGIKAYRLSRGLKI, encoded by the coding sequence ATGTCTGCCATTGACCTGCATACCCATTCCACTGCCTCGGACGGAACTTTTAGCCCTGCCGAACTTGTCAGGGCTGCGAAAGAAGCCGGTCTAGCCGCTATGGCCCTGACCGATCATGATACTATGGAAGGGCTTCCAGAAGCTCTTGAGACTGGAGTTAAGGTGGGGGTGGAAGTTATCCCCGGATGCGAACTCAGCGTGGAGAGCAAGGTCGGTGTCCTGCATATTGTGGGACTTTGGGTGGACCCCTATTCGGAACGGTTGAAACGTGTCTTCGAGAAGGTTCGAGCACGCCGGGTTGAGCGCAATGAGGCTGTTGTTGCTAAATTGCAGGAACTCGGCTTTGACATCTCCATGGAAGAGGTGCAGGGTCATGCCGCCGGAACCATCGGCAGGCCGCATATGGCCCGGATCATGCTCGAAAAAGGGTATGTGAAGAGTTTTGACGAGGCTTTTACTGACTATCTTGGCAAAAAGGGCAAAGCTTATTTTCCCAAGAATAATCTTTCAGCCGAGGCAGCTTTCGAGCTGTTAAGCTCTACGGATGCGACCCCCATTCTGGCTCATCCCTTTCTGCTGAGCAGGGATGAAGATGTGCTGGATCGGGAAGTAGGTCGTTTAAAGGAAATGGGTTTGCAAGGAATTGAAGTCTATTATAGTTCCCACACCATTGAGATGACCGGGGTCGCTAAGCATCTGGCCCGTAAATATGATTTGTTGCCCAGCGGAGGATCGGATTTTCACGGTTCTGTAAAACCGGATATCCAGCTCGGCAAGGGTGCCGGAAAGCTCTTTGTGCATCATAGTGTGCTTGACGGGATCAAGGCCTACAGGCTGTCCAGAGGGCTAAAAATTTAA
- a CDS encoding U32 family peptidase, translated as MNTSTENKTDNPDIARPILGEMPELLCPAGNMEKLETAVTYGADAVYLGAGDLNLRSAGAGFKWEELPAAFELCRNNNVQVYFCVNAYPKEKDLAKVRADLEKLAECPPDGLIIADPGVLMLAAEVLPDIPVHISTQANTGNSEAAKFWQKFGASRVNLARELSAADVSDIAGKCPDIELEMFVHGAMCMAISGRCFLSAWLNDRSANMGRCTHPCRFEYKATGLRVEEKTRPGQDVWEAVEHDGYTEFFAAEDLCLVHYVRMLAKQGITSLKIEGRTKSSSYLAQVVDVYRTVIDKAKEGGPLPANAIAELTNAATRPLTTAFFKKSGPSTIAQPPSKEERKPVVGRVLEQREDGSWLISVKARWENDCDVHILVPGLERILVKSGSYSFEATNGEPKDVVHSGTQAILHSDNPEIAPGLFFRKA; from the coding sequence ATGAATACATCTACTGAAAATAAAACTGACAATCCTGATATTGCCCGCCCCATCCTTGGTGAAATGCCGGAATTACTCTGTCCTGCCGGGAATATGGAAAAGCTTGAAACCGCCGTTACTTACGGTGCGGATGCCGTATACCTTGGTGCCGGGGATTTGAACCTGCGTTCCGCCGGAGCCGGATTCAAGTGGGAAGAACTTCCTGCTGCTTTTGAACTCTGCCGTAATAACAATGTGCAGGTCTATTTCTGCGTCAATGCCTATCCCAAGGAAAAGGATCTTGCCAAGGTTCGTGCTGATCTTGAAAAATTGGCTGAATGTCCCCCGGATGGGCTTATTATTGCCGATCCGGGCGTACTTATGCTTGCTGCTGAGGTTCTGCCTGACATCCCGGTACACATCAGCACTCAGGCAAATACCGGAAATAGTGAGGCCGCAAAATTCTGGCAGAAGTTCGGAGCTTCAAGGGTTAACCTTGCCCGCGAGCTTTCCGCAGCCGATGTGTCCGACATTGCCGGAAAGTGCCCGGATATTGAGCTGGAGATGTTCGTGCACGGGGCCATGTGTATGGCGATCTCCGGGCGTTGTTTTCTGAGCGCGTGGCTCAATGACCGTTCAGCCAACATGGGTCGCTGCACCCATCCCTGTCGTTTTGAGTATAAAGCCACCGGATTGCGCGTTGAGGAGAAGACCCGCCCCGGTCAGGATGTCTGGGAGGCGGTTGAGCATGACGGCTATACTGAATTTTTCGCCGCCGAAGATCTTTGCCTTGTGCATTACGTCCGCATGCTGGCCAAGCAGGGTATTACTTCCCTGAAGATTGAAGGGCGCACCAAAAGTTCTTCCTATCTGGCGCAGGTGGTGGATGTTTACCGTACAGTCATCGACAAGGCCAAGGAGGGCGGACCGTTGCCCGCAAACGCCATAGCTGAGCTGACCAATGCCGCTACCCGTCCACTGACTACTGCATTTTTTAAAAAATCAGGTCCCAGCACCATTGCCCAGCCTCCATCCAAGGAGGAACGCAAACCTGTTGTGGGACGTGTGCTTGAGCAGCGTGAAGACGGAAGCTGGCTTATTTCAGTAAAAGCCCGTTGGGAAAATGATTGCGATGTGCATATTCTTGTTCCAGGCCTGGAAAGGATTCTTGTGAAGTCTGGCAGTTATTCCTTTGAAGCGACCAATGGTGAACCCAAGGATGTTGTTCATTCCGGTACGCAGGCTATTTTGCATTCTGATAATCCTGAAATCGCACCGGGGCTGTTTTTTCGTAAGGCTTGA
- a CDS encoding CBS domain-containing protein, with protein sequence MLVKNWMTKDVITLSHDRSMMKAAKLMKDNDISRLPIVDEEGVLVGIVSDRDIKEASPSKATTLDMHELYYLLSEIKVKDIMTRKLVSVSVEDTVEKAAVIMEENKIGGLPIVDAEKRCVGIITNTDVFKVLINITGVLDGGVQVGLALSNEPGSLNGVLDYLKDNGGRVMSILTSYEPEQENMRHVFIRIHDMDKATLNKIKEGLAENFNLLFWVRDSVHGLTS encoded by the coding sequence ATGCTGGTTAAGAACTGGATGACTAAAGACGTTATCACTCTTTCTCATGACCGTTCCATGATGAAGGCAGCCAAATTGATGAAAGATAATGACATCAGCAGATTGCCTATTGTCGATGAAGAAGGCGTTCTGGTCGGCATCGTTTCGGATAGGGACATTAAGGAAGCATCCCCCTCCAAGGCTACCACCCTTGATATGCATGAGCTTTACTATCTGCTCTCTGAGATCAAGGTTAAGGATATCATGACCCGCAAGTTGGTCTCTGTTTCCGTTGAAGATACCGTGGAAAAGGCTGCCGTGATTATGGAAGAGAACAAGATCGGCGGACTACCTATTGTAGATGCTGAAAAAAGGTGTGTGGGTATTATTACCAATACCGACGTTTTCAAGGTTCTGATCAATATCACCGGTGTGCTTGACGGTGGTGTGCAGGTTGGTTTGGCCCTTTCCAATGAGCCGGGGTCGCTCAACGGTGTACTCGATTACCTCAAGGATAACGGCGGACGGGTCATGTCCATTCTGACTTCCTATGAGCCGGAGCAGGAAAATATGCGTCATGTTTTCATCCGTATCCACGATATGGACAAGGCCACCTTGAACAAGATCAAGGAAGGTCTTGCCGAGAACTTCAACTTGCTCTTCTGGGTTCGGGATTCCGTTCACGGGCTTACTTCATAA
- a CDS encoding YchJ family protein — translation MNECPCGSGNAYESCCEPYITGKEPAPTAEALMRSRYTAFAVKNVDYLGDTLAPESKHDYDENQVKNWAETSTWLGLEIVSTSKGLADDEIGEVEFIAKFRQQGAIHTHHEASRFEKRDDHWLYLDGDIVPPMPIKKDKKVGRNEPCPCGSGKKYKKCCG, via the coding sequence ATGAATGAATGTCCCTGCGGTTCCGGCAATGCTTATGAAAGCTGCTGCGAACCTTACATCACAGGAAAAGAGCCAGCCCCTACTGCCGAAGCGCTCATGCGCTCACGCTATACTGCGTTCGCTGTAAAAAATGTCGACTACCTCGGCGACACCCTCGCCCCGGAAAGCAAGCATGATTACGACGAAAATCAGGTCAAGAACTGGGCGGAAACATCCACATGGCTCGGCCTTGAAATTGTTTCTACCTCCAAGGGGCTTGCAGACGATGAAATCGGCGAAGTGGAATTCATCGCCAAATTCAGGCAGCAGGGAGCGATCCACACCCATCACGAAGCCAGCCGCTTCGAAAAAAGGGACGACCACTGGCTCTACCTTGATGGTGACATCGTCCCCCCCATGCCGATCAAGAAAGATAAAAAAGTAGGACGCAACGAGCCCTGTCCCTGCGGCAGCGGCAAGAAATACAAGAAGTGCTGCGGTTAA
- a CDS encoding dinitrogenase iron-molybdenum cofactor biosynthesis protein: MKIALPSRDGMVDGHFGHCEAFTIFTLDESKNIIEEEKITPPPGCGCKSSIVPTLAEMGVKVLLAGNMGQGAVNLLQNSGIQVIRGCGGEIKDAVAQWAAGNITDSATVCDDHESCGNH, from the coding sequence ATGAAAATCGCACTTCCCTCCAGAGATGGAATGGTCGACGGTCACTTTGGTCATTGTGAAGCTTTCACCATTTTCACTCTTGATGAGTCCAAAAATATCATCGAAGAAGAAAAAATCACCCCTCCCCCGGGCTGCGGATGCAAATCCAGCATCGTACCCACTCTTGCTGAAATGGGCGTAAAAGTCCTGCTGGCAGGCAACATGGGTCAGGGAGCGGTCAACCTCTTGCAGAACAGCGGCATTCAGGTTATCCGCGGTTGTGGCGGCGAAATCAAAGATGCTGTTGCCCAGTGGGCGGCAGGAAACATCACCGACTCCGCAACAGTCTGCGATGACCACGAGTCCTGCGGAAATCACTAG
- a CDS encoding aminoacyl-tRNA hydrolase → MISITPILSIPDNEISFFASRSSGPGGQHVNKTSSKVTLVFHVQDSPSLSDHQKRLIISRLGGRINSKGELQLSCEEHRSQFRNKEEAVSRFAKLIADALKPVRKRRKTKVPYSAKRKRMDGKKKRSDLKKSRSKPGY, encoded by the coding sequence ATGATAAGTATCACTCCCATATTGTCCATACCCGACAACGAAATTAGTTTTTTTGCCAGCCGCAGTTCCGGCCCGGGCGGACAGCATGTCAACAAGACCTCATCCAAGGTGACTCTTGTCTTTCATGTGCAGGATTCTCCCAGCCTAAGCGATCACCAGAAACGGCTGATTATCAGCAGGCTGGGTGGCCGTATCAATTCCAAAGGTGAATTGCAGCTATCCTGTGAGGAGCATCGCAGCCAGTTTCGCAACAAGGAAGAAGCTGTCTCCCGGTTTGCCAAGTTGATTGCCGATGCCTTGAAGCCTGTGCGTAAAAGGCGCAAAACTAAAGTTCCATATTCGGCTAAGCGTAAAAGGATGGATGGTAAGAAGAAGCGATCTGATTTAAAAAAGAGCCGTTCCAAACCCGGATATTGA
- a CDS encoding OmpA family protein — translation MKKLFILIIFMFACVPFSYAGQDGFASNSDDILRMITDPGGRAFLKIEFNVNSSKISKKAYPVVDSLGAALTSGSGSSMQVKLVGHTDSAGKNEYNRSLSLKRAEAVKNYLAVHFNIDPARIEVEGAGETQPIASNESAQGRAQNRRVEVINISKKSDAPEVFKELDTKQLW, via the coding sequence ATGAAAAAATTATTTATTCTGATCATATTTATGTTTGCCTGCGTACCGTTCAGCTATGCCGGGCAGGACGGCTTTGCCTCCAATTCTGATGATATTCTGCGCATGATTACTGATCCGGGTGGCCGGGCATTTTTGAAGATTGAGTTCAATGTTAATTCATCAAAGATCAGCAAGAAAGCTTATCCAGTGGTGGACTCCCTCGGTGCAGCTCTAACTTCCGGCTCGGGATCATCCATGCAGGTAAAGCTGGTCGGGCATACTGATTCCGCAGGAAAGAATGAATACAACCGTTCCTTGAGTCTCAAGCGCGCAGAAGCGGTAAAAAATTATCTTGCAGTCCATTTCAATATTGATCCCGCCCGCATTGAAGTTGAAGGAGCCGGTGAGACCCAGCCCATCGCTTCCAATGAGAGTGCGCAGGGCAGGGCGCAGAACCGTAGGGTGGAAGTTATAAATATCAGCAAAAAGTCTGATGCTCCTGAAGTCTTTAAAGAGTTAGATACAAAACAACTCTGGTAG
- a CDS encoding TetR/AcrR family transcriptional regulator, giving the protein MTKREKIFNAGAKLFAERSYNSVGIRDIAREAEVNSAMISYYFGGKTGLLREIFISFSERMIAVIRKAMSGAKNHGELVELNVAALLNDARQNRDVYLVGLRELNHDSEELQDLRDNLYNTGWDHFTEFLGKTGAKAEHPEEVKDICFTAVLGTIFSDYLLGGGHYIDDDQKVEAYRKTVTLLLKSGSPALWE; this is encoded by the coding sequence ATGACAAAACGCGAAAAGATATTCAATGCTGGTGCCAAGCTCTTTGCCGAACGTTCCTACAATTCAGTTGGAATCAGGGATATAGCCCGTGAAGCTGAGGTGAACAGTGCCATGATATCTTATTACTTCGGTGGTAAGACCGGACTGTTGCGCGAGATTTTTATCAGCTTTAGCGAGCGGATGATTGCTGTGATCAGGAAGGCTATGTCCGGAGCAAAGAATCATGGAGAGCTTGTTGAATTGAACGTAGCTGCCCTTCTTAACGATGCCCGTCAAAATCGGGACGTCTACCTTGTCGGGCTGCGCGAGCTTAATCACGATAGTGAAGAATTGCAGGACCTGCGGGACAATCTTTACAATACAGGGTGGGATCACTTCACTGAGTTTCTGGGCAAGACCGGGGCCAAAGCTGAGCATCCCGAAGAAGTGAAAGATATTTGTTTTACTGCGGTTTTGGGCACTATTTTTTCTGACTACCTGCTCGGTGGCGGACACTACATAGATGATGACCAAAAAGTTGAAGCTTACCGGAAAACTGTCACACTTCTTTTGAAGTCCGGTAGCCCTGCTCTCTGGGAATAA
- a CDS encoding efflux RND transporter periplasmic adaptor subunit — protein sequence MRNKMFFLILAMMILPGCKEEVHVEQPVRPVRVLEISDQNAPELRKFPGKVKATREATLAFRIPGQIERFLVKEGDYVKKGQLIALLDQRDFQAAVADLEAKLLGARSVMNEAKLNFERNSKLLASDTVAQSSFDSAQSSFESSRATVNSLIQELRRSKLNLQYTRLVAPFSGTIAVKSVENHEFIQAKEPIVQLEDTSALDVVVDVPESIWVRGFIKKHSHSFKALAKFETYPGRDFKLELKEFQTKANAETQTYEVTLKMDNPDGLSIHPGMTAEVVASMPENKELKFVSVPISAVVGYPDQDKYVWVYEKGAVKKRTVQVGRIVNANFEIHEGIKPGEQVVVSGAHYLRDGQEVKILKGRIGGRG from the coding sequence ATGCGTAACAAAATGTTTTTTTTAATATTGGCAATGATGATTTTACCGGGATGTAAGGAGGAGGTTCATGTTGAACAGCCTGTACGCCCGGTAAGGGTTTTGGAAATTTCAGATCAAAATGCGCCGGAACTGCGCAAATTTCCCGGCAAGGTCAAGGCTACCCGCGAAGCTACTCTGGCTTTCCGCATTCCCGGACAGATCGAACGTTTTTTGGTGAAAGAAGGGGATTATGTAAAGAAAGGGCAACTTATCGCCTTGCTGGACCAGCGCGATTTTCAAGCCGCTGTAGCCGATCTTGAGGCCAAGCTTCTCGGGGCCCGTTCGGTCATGAACGAGGCTAAGCTAAATTTTGAGCGCAACAGCAAGTTGCTGGCCTCAGATACTGTAGCCCAATCATCTTTTGACTCGGCCCAGAGTTCTTTTGAAAGCAGTCGGGCCACGGTTAATTCTCTGATTCAGGAATTGCGTCGATCCAAGCTCAATCTACAATACACCAGATTAGTTGCTCCTTTCAGTGGGACTATTGCTGTTAAGTCTGTGGAGAATCATGAATTTATTCAAGCCAAAGAGCCAATTGTTCAGCTTGAGGACACCTCAGCCCTTGATGTGGTTGTAGATGTACCGGAAAGTATCTGGGTTCGTGGATTCATCAAAAAACACAGCCATAGCTTTAAAGCCCTTGCAAAGTTTGAGACTTATCCCGGTCGCGATTTCAAGTTGGAACTTAAGGAATTTCAGACCAAGGCCAACGCCGAAACCCAGACTTATGAAGTTACCCTGAAAATGGATAATCCTGACGGTCTGTCCATTCACCCGGGTATGACCGCTGAAGTTGTGGCCAGCATGCCTGAAAATAAAGAGTTGAAATTCGTTTCCGTGCCTATTTCAGCGGTGGTTGGTTACCCGGATCAGGACAAGTATGTCTGGGTTTATGAAAAGGGTGCGGTGAAAAAACGCACAGTTCAGGTGGGTCGGATCGTTAATGCCAACTTCGAGATTCATGAAGGCATCAAGCCCGGTGAACAGGTTGTTGTTTCTGGGGCGCATTATCTGCGTGACGGTCAGGAAGTTAAAATTCTCAAAGGTAGAATCGGGGGCCGGGGATGA